One segment of Coffea arabica cultivar ET-39 chromosome 7c, Coffea Arabica ET-39 HiFi, whole genome shotgun sequence DNA contains the following:
- the LOC113698112 gene encoding uncharacterized protein, giving the protein MAEEICLFIKDGLIIKAPKKSPVLLRTIVLVFVMVCGVYICSVCLKQTNFSTKTKFLNIEVLESYCHEYDIDRSETPYLHYPKPKTFRRAECSCNPVRLFAILSMQRSGSGWFETLLNSHVNASSNGEIFSVKGRRENASSITKTLDRVYNLDWFTSASKNQCSAAVGFKWMLNQGLPEHHKEIVQYFNDRGVSVIFLFRKNLLRRMVSVIANSYDRYAKLLNGTHKSHVHSIEEAETLSRYKPVINLTSLMTDLKQMEVTVMKTLEQFQSTRHIILFYEDLVKNRTKLVDVQEFLKLPLMELISRQVKIHKGPLSEHIENWDDVNKTLQGTVYERFLHADY; this is encoded by the exons ATGGCTGAAGAAATTTGTCTCTTCATCAAG GACGGTCTTATAATAAAAGCTCCCAAGAAATCTCCAGTGTTGTTGCGGACTATAGTTTTAGTATTTGTGATGGTCTGTGGTGTTTATATCTGCTCAGTCTGTCTAAAGCAAACCAATTTCAGCACCAAaaccaaatttttgaatattgaaGTTCTAGAGAGTTATTGTCATGAATATGACATCGATCGGTCCGAAACTCCTTACTTGCATTATCCCAAGCCTAAAACATTTCGCAG GGCTGAATGTTCTTGTAATCCTGTACGACTCTTTGCCATTCTGTCGATGCAGAGATCTGGCAGTGGTTGGTTTGAGACCTTGCTGAATAGTCATGTTAATGCCAGTTCCAATGGTGAGATTTTCTCTGTCAAAGGGAGGAGGGAGAatgcttcttcaatcacaaagaCTCTGGATAGAGTTTACAATCTCGACTGGTTTACAAGTGCATCAAAGAATCAATGTTCTGCTGCTGTCGGTTTCAAGTGGATGCTTAATCAG GGATTACCGGAGCACCACAAAGAAATCGTGCAATACTTCAATGATAGAGGTGTTTCTGTAATATTTCTCTTCCGAAAAAACCTACTGCGCCGAATGGTTTCAGTGATTGCAAATTCTTATGATCGATATGCTAAACTTCTGAATGGCACACACAAGTCTCATGTGCATTCGATAGAAgag GCTGAAACCCTTTCCAGATATAAACCTGTCATCAATTTAACATCTTTGATGACAGATTTAAAGCAAATGGAGGTGACTGTAATGAAGACTCTGGAGCAGTTCCAGAGCACCCGGCACATCATTCTGTTTTATGAAGATCTTGTCAAAAATAGAACT AAATTAGTAGATGTCCAAGAGTTTCTAAAGCTGCCACTGATGGAATTAATTAGTCGTCAGGTTAAGATACACAAAGGGCCATTATCAGAGCATATTGAGAATTGGGATGATGTTAACAAGACACTACAAGGAACAGTTTATGAAAGGTTCCTCCATGCTGACTACTAA
- the LOC113699188 gene encoding patatin-like protein 1, whose product MENTGRARRHVNVRPPNCGNLITILSIDGGGIRGIIPGVILAYLESQLQELDGEEARIADYFDVIAGTSTGGLITAMLAAPNENHRPLYAAKDIVPFYLENSPKIFPQIGGPFGGVVNAFKTLIGPGYDGKYVQQLIKSNLGSTRLHQTLTSIVVPTFDIKILQPVIFSSYQVTDNPVVDALLSDICIGTSAAPTFLPAYYFKNSDAQGNEREFNLIDGGIAANNPTLVAVSEVTKQVMKKNPDFFPIKPMDYGRFLVISLGTGSDKNEHTYNAKMASKWGVFGWLYYKGSTPLIKAVNQASADMVDFHNSVVFQALHSDDNYLRIQDDALTGTLSSVATATKQNLDNLVKVGEELLKKPVLRVNLTSGDHEPVENGGTNMDALTRFAQLLSDERKLRDANFGRMSGSTSY is encoded by the exons ATGGAGAATACAGGCCGTGCTCGCAGGCATGTGAATGTTCGACCTCCAAATTGTGGGAATCTCATAACAATTCTTAGTATTGATGGGGGAGGAATAAGAGGAATCATTCCTGGAGTAATCCTAGCATACTTAGAATCGCAGCTTCAG GAGCTAGATGGTGAGGAAGCAAGGATTGCAGATTACTTTGATGTGATAGCAGGGACAAGCACCGGCGGTCTGATAACGGCCATGCTTGCTGCTCCCAATGAAAATCACCGACCATTATATGCTGCCAAAGATATAGTTCCTTTCTACCTGGAAAACTCCCCCAAAATCTTCCCACAGATTGG AGGACCATTTGGAGGGGTGGTAAATGCATTCAAAACATTGATAGGACCAGGCTACGATGGTAAATATGTTCAACAACTTATAAAGAGTAACCTAGGGAGCACGAGGTTGCACCAAACCTTGACTTCGATTGTTGTTCCAACTTTTGATATCAAGATTCTTCAGCCAGTCATCTTCAGCTCATATCAG GTGACGGACAACCCTGTCGTGGATGCATTACTATCAGATATATGCATTGGCACCTCGGCAGCACCAACTTTTCTTCCTGCTTACTACTTCAAGAACTCAGATGCGCAAGGGAATGAACGAGAATTCAACCTTATTGATGGTGGGATTGCTGCTAACAACCCG ACATTGGTTGCCGTCAGTGAAGTAACCAAGCAAGTGATGAAGAAGAACCCTGATTTCTTTCCAATAAAGCCTATGGACTATGGACGGTTCCTTGTTATCTCGCTAGGGACAGGCTCTGACAAAAATGAGCACACGTACAACGCTAAAATGGCTTCCAAGTGGGGGGTTTTTGGGTGGCTGTACTACAAGGGTTCCACTCCATTAATCAAGGCTGTTAATCAAGCAAGTGCTGATATGGTTGATTTCCACAACTCCGTGGTTTTCCAAGCCCTTCATTCCGACGATAATTACCTCCGAATCCAA gatgATGCTTTGACTGGGACTTTATCCTCCGTTGCCACAGCAACGAAGCAGAACTTAGATAATCTTGTCAAGGTTGGTGAAGAGTTGTTGAAGAAACCAGTTTTAAGGGTTAATTTGACTTCTGGTGACCATGAACCAGTTGAGAACGGTGGAACCAACATGGATGCATTAACAAG gtttgctcAATTACTGTCGGATGAAAGAAAGCTCCGAGATGCAAACTTTGGCAGGATGAGCGGTTCGACATCGTATTAA
- the LOC113699187 gene encoding uncharacterized protein, translating to MESMPVNWEALDALVIDFAKSENLIEDSTPSSSPSSSLSSLSSYHSRLLIRQIRRSLEAGDIDVALDLLRLHAPFALDDHRLLFRLQKQKFVELLRKGTEEDRDAAMNCLRTALAPCALDAYPEAYEEFKHVLLAFIYDKDDQSSPVADEWSETRRFEIAGLLSSVLRANLNAYDPVFSMTLRYLISIHKGFCFRQGVVSPISNLTERLLLEERDPAPIPQESMYEASPFDEVDIQALAHAVELTRQGAVDSLKFAKGDLVQAFQNELCRMKLNESVLDELVHEYCVYRGIVDSANTSQPADVNKSGPWCCSVQNDSTEVNCDSSKVSDDEPSTDISHMDGSPEGPIDVMSTQTTDINERYPSETAGNYEDCSTSGAHQPDSLKVQLRNRNHGIGERNKRKRWRGRHEKIGFVSEVLSGSCREEAESSLIVDGVVYREDKYDLVLAMKELACRGMTAEVVEEINSMDPNFFVQNPDLLFQLKQVEFLKLVGSGDHSRALRVACSHLGPLAARDPVLLRPLKETLFALLRPNEEAFGERLPLHALATSVQVAIGRRFGIDEPQLMKIMKATLYTHNEWFKLQMCKDRFEGFLRISSLKEVGTSLLADAASRLSDTSDPGSSQATMSSSSRVHEDVGSPAQISSSEVACDENAILKVMEFLALPRADAIHLLGQYNGNAELVIQQIFA from the exons ATGGAATCCATGCCTGTGAATTGGGAAGCTCTCGACGCTCTCGTCATCGATTTCGCGAAATCCGAAAATTTGATCGAAGATTCAACGCCGTCTTCTTCGCCGTCGTCTTCGTTATCGTCTCTGTCTTCGTATCACTCGCGCTTGCTGATACGGCAGATCAGGCGGTCACTGGAAGCCGGCGATATCGATGTCGCCTTGGATCTCTTGCGCCTCCACGCACCTTTTGCTCTCGATGATCACCGCCTTCTCTTCCGTTTACAGAAGCAG AAATTTGTTGAATTGCTAAGGAAAGGAACGGAGGAGGATCGTGATGCGGCAATGAATTGTTTACGAACGGCTCTCGCGCCTTGTGCACTTGATGCTTATCCG GAAGCATACGAGGAATTTAAACACGTCCTTCTTGCCTTTATCTATGATAAAGATGATCAAAGCTCTCCAGTGGCTGATGAG TGGTCTGAAACGAGGAGGTTCGAAATTGCTGGATTACTATCTTCTGTTTTAAGGGCCAATCTTAATGCATATGACCCTGTGTTCTCAATGACGCTGAGATATTTGATAAG CATACACAAAGGTTTTTGTTTTCGTCAAGGAGTTGTATCACCTATATCAAATCTTACTGAGAGATTGCTCCTTGAAGAACGTGACCCCGCTCCAATACCACAGGAGAGCATGTATGAAGCATCACCTTTTGACGAG GTGGATATACAAGCCCTTGCTCATGCAGTGGAGCTCACTAGGCAAGGGGCAGTTGATAGCCTAAAGTTTGCCAAGGGCGACTTAGTTCAAGCGTTTCAG AATGAATTATGCCGTATGAAATTGAATGAATCTGTTCTTGATGAGCTTGTTCACGAGTATTGTGTCTACAGAGGTATTGTGGACTCTGCTAATACATCTCAACCAGCAGATGTTAATAAATCAGGTCCATGGTGCTGCTCAGTACAAAATGATTCTACTGAGGTCAATTGTGATAGCAGTAAAGTTTCCGATGATGAACCTTCTACTGATATTTCTCACATGGATGGTTCTCCTGAAGGCCCAATTGATGTCATGAGCACACAGACTACAGATATCAACGAGCGTTACCCTTCTGAGACAGCTGGCAATTATGAAGACTGTAGCACTAGTGGAGCACATCAACCTGACAGTTTGAAAGTTCAGCTGAGAAATAGAAATCATGGTATTGGAGAGAGAAATAAACGTAAGCGCTGGAGGGGAAGACATGAGAAAATTGGATTTGTCTCGGAAGTTCTTAGTGGAAGCTGCAGAGAAGAG GCTGAAAGCTCATTGATTGTGGATGGTGTAGTTTATAGGGAGGACAAATATGATTTGGTGTTGGCCATGAAAGAATTAGCTTGCAGAGGAATGACAGCAGAAGTTGTGGAGGAGATAAATTCTATGGACCCAaatttttttgtccaaaatccTGATTTACTGTTCCAACTTAAGCAG GTTGAATTTTTAAAGCTAGTTGGTTCTGGTGATCATTCCCGTGCTTTAAGAGTAGCCTGTTCCCATCTAGGTCCTTTGGCAGCTAGGGATCCAGTTCTGCTTAGACCCTTAAAAGAGACTCTGTTTGCTTTGCTTAGACCTAATGAGGAGGCATTTGGTGAACGCTTACCCTTGCATGCTCTTGCAACTTCAGTTCAG GTTGCTATTGGTAGAAGGTTTGGTATTGATGAACCTCAGCTAATGAAGATCATGAAGGCAACCCTATACACGCATAATGAATGGTTCAAACTTCAGATGTGTAAAGATCGATTTGAAGGTTTCTTAAGGATCAGTTCGTTAAAAGAAGTTGGAACTTCTTTGCTTGCTGATGCTGCTTCAAGATTAAGTGATACTTCAGACCCTGGTTCTTCTCAAGCCACGATGTCCTCAAGTAGTAGGGTGCATGAAGATGTTGGCAGTCCTGCTCAGATATCATCTTCTGAGGTTGCATGTGATGAAAATGCAATTCTTAAAGTTATG GAATTTCTTGCTTTGCCAAGAGCCGATGCTATTCATCTTTTGGGGCAGTATAATGGGAACGCAGAGTTGGTAATTCAGCAGATATTTGCGTGA